Within the Sphingobium baderi genome, the region GGAGAAACTCCGGGCGGGGATCAAGGTCGAACAGGTCACCCAAGGCCGCAGCCGTCAGCACATCGGGGCTGCGCGCTTCGTCCCAAGCCAATGCTCTTAAAGGACTGAGCAGCAGTCCGGCCGGGAAGACATCGTCTTTCACGCGGAAGCCGCGACCGCAAAAGCCGGTCACGATCGGCCCCTGCCCCGCATCATCACGGCGCAGCTCTATTCCGGTGCGTTTGCCGTTCAGGGCCGCGCCCCATCGTCGCGCGGTCCCACCCGCTCAGCCTGCGCGGCGATGGACTTGCGCTCCTTGCGCTCGCCCGCCTGCGGCGTCAGGCCAAGGGTGATCAGCAGCGAGGAGGACACATAGACCGACGAATAAGTACCCACGACAATGCCCAGCATCATGGCGGCGGTGAAGCCGCGCAACACATGGCCGCCGAACAGCAGCAACGCGCCCAGCGCCAGCATGATCGTCACCGAGGTCATGACCGTGCGGGGCAGCGTTTCATTGACGGACAGGTCGATCAGAGCCTTCATGTCCATCTTGCGGTATTTCCGCATATTCTCGCGGATGCGGTCGTCGATCACCATCTTGTCGTTGATGGAGTAGCCCACGATCGTCAGCACGGCGGCGACGATATTGAGGTCGAATTCCAACTGGGTGATGGCGAAGAAACCGAGCGTCATCAACACGTCGTGCATGATCGCGACGAAGGTCGATATGCCGAACTGCCATTCGTAACGGAACCAGGAGAAGATCGCGATACCGATCACCGCCAGCATGACGGCCAGCACGCCGTTCTGGATCAACTCACCCGACACCTTGCCCGATACCGTGTCATACCGGGAAAAGGTGACGCCGGGGAACTCCGCCGTCATCGCCTTGCGCGCCTTTTCCACAATGGCGTTGGCCGCGCCCGCCCCGCCCTGTTCGGGGAGCGGCAGGCGGATCTGAACCGTCCTGGGATCGCCGAATTGCTGGAGAGATCCGTCGCCCACGCCCAGACGGTCGACGGTCGTGCGGACCTTGTCGAGTTGGGGCGGTTGCTGGAAGCGGGCTTCGATCATCAGGCCGCCGACAAAATCGACGCCCAGATTGAGGCCGCGATGCAGGGTCGCACCAACGGCCAGCACCGTCAGCAGCGCCGTGAGCGCGAAC harbors:
- a CDS encoding Mth938-like domain-containing protein — protein: MTGFCGRGFRVKDDVFPAGLLLSPLRALAWDEARSPDVLTAAALGDLFDLDPRPEFLLLGTGAGLRQPSRSFVRDLEARGIGVEVMDSRAAARAWGVLRAEERWIVAALLPL
- the secF gene encoding protein translocase subunit SecF, with protein sequence MKLLKLVPDNTNIGFVKLRHWAFALTALLTVLAVGATLHRGLNLGVDFVGGLMIEARFQQPPQLDKVRTTVDRLGVGDGSLQQFGDPRTVQIRLPLPEQGGAGAANAIVEKARKAMTAEFPGVTFSRYDTVSGKVSGELIQNGVLAVMLAVIGIAIFSWFRYEWQFGISTFVAIMHDVLMTLGFFAITQLEFDLNIVAAVLTIVGYSINDKMVIDDRIRENMRKYRKMDMKALIDLSVNETLPRTVMTSVTIMLALGALLLFGGHVLRGFTAAMMLGIVVGTYSSVYVSSSLLITLGLTPQAGERKERKSIAAQAERVGPRDDGARP